The DNA window CGGCGAGCACCGCCTCGGCGTCCTTCTCCCGTCCGCGCGCGGAGAGCAGCGCCGCATAGCGCGCCATGCCCTCCAGCCCCGGCAGGTGCAGCGCCGCCTGCTCATAGGCAAGCTCCGCTTCGTCGAGGTTGCTGAGCGCTTCCTGCGCACGGCCAAGCGCCAGCGCCGCCTGCGGCGTGCGGCCTTCCTCGCCAAGGTCGTGCAGCCGTTGCAGAAGCTCCAGCGCCTCCTGCGGCCGCTTCAGTTCAATGAGGGCCCTGGCTCTTCCGAGCAACAGGGCGGGATCGTCGGCATAGATGCCTTCGGCGGACTCGCGATAGAGCCGCTCCGCCTCCTCGTAGCGGCCGAGATCGAACGCGGCAGTGGCGAGCTGGATGCGGTTGTAGACGCTGGGATTGTCGTCGACAGCCCGCGCCGCCTGACGGTAAGCGCCGGCCGGATCGAGCTGCGCGCTAAGCGCCCGCCCTGCCCGCTGCGCCCGCCCGCCACCGAAAAGCTCCGGCAGCACGATCGCAACGCTGTAGATGATCGCGCCCAGCGGCTGGAAGATGAGGATCAGCAGCAACCAGTAATACTCGCGGCCCGTTCGCACGACATGGACGCAGGCAACAATCGAAATGATGAGCGAAAGACCGATGCTGGAATAGGCAGGAAACATAAGCCGGCTCCATGGAAAACAGCGCCCATGGCCTCAGGATGATGACCGTTTCTGAGGAGTAGATAGGAATGTGCGTGGTCCGATGCAAACGTGTCCGGCTGGCGACCATGGCGATCCGCATGCCGCATGCATATCGAGCCGGCCGGTCCGGACACGGTGGAGTCACGCCCGGTCGCGAACCAAACCCGAAGGTCGACCGTTTATCGCGCCTCGCCCATGACTTGGCGATCTCGTGTTGCAGAGGCCGATGCATGACACAGTCACGCCCACTCGCGCGCCCGCGCCAATGTTCACGCGCCGGGTGCCGGATTCATTGCGGCCACCGTTGCGCGCCGCGTCGACCTGCAGGCAAGGAAATCAGATGCGAAGGCTGCCTTCGGCGACCACGACCGCGCTGCCGGCAATCCGGGCGCCGGAGAGCTTGCCGCCGGCCACCAGAAGTTCCAGCTCGATATGGCTCGGCCGGCCCATCTCGTAGCCCTGCTCGATCACCATCGGATGCTCGCCGTCCGTCGCCCCGTCAAAGCGCATGATGGCACCGGCAAAGGCGGCGACCGCCGATCCCGTGGCCGGATCCTCGCCAACGCCCATGCTGGCCGACATCATCCGGGCGTGGAAATCATTGGCCACATGCTGCGTGTCGCGCGTGTAGAAATAGAGCGAACTGGTTCCTGTCGAGGTGAGGGCCCTGAGCACCTTGTCCGCGTTGACCTTCACCCGGCGGATCACCTCCAGGTCGGTGACCGGGATGAAGACATAGGGCACGCCCGCCGAATAGGCCGAAACGCAGTGGTTCTCGAATCCGATTTCGTTCGGCTCCAGCCCGACCGCATCGGCGACGACGTCCTTCGGCACCTCGACCGGGATCGCTTCCGGCAGCTTCGGCAGGTCGAACAGGGCGCGGCTCGCCTTGCCCGGCATCAGTTCCACCGCGCAGCGCACGGCCCCGATGTTTTCTTCCAGCACGATCACGGCGTCCTGCCGCTCCGCGACTCCGTCGAACCGCCGTTCGGCCAGCGCGATGGCCGTGCCGATGGTCGGGTGTCCGGCGAAGGGCAGTTCGTGCGCGGGCGTGAAGATGCGGATCTTGGCGGAATGGCCGGGATGCTCCGCCGGCAGCACGAAGACCGTCTCGGACAGATTGAACTCGCGGGTGATCGCCTGCATCGTCGCCGTCGACAGCTCCTTGCCGTCAAGGACGACCGCCAACGGGTTGCCGGCCAGCGCCCGATCGGTGAAGACATCGAGGACCATGTAGTCGCGCTTCATTCCACCCTCCGTTGAGCATAACGCGTTCAAGCGATCACGCATGAACGGGAACATGATGCTCCCGATCTAGAAACACAGAGCGGCGTGAAAGGCACTCATATGAACCATATGACTGAACGCCGCTCCAGGGCCCGGCCGCTGAGCAAAAGAGTGGGCACACTACAAGAAAAGAGCCGGCACATTACAAGATAGATTCCGCCCCCTATGAACGGTAGACGAACAGACGATTGCACCGACGGGGAAATTGGAATGCAAAATCCGACCAGTCTCGCACCTGCAGGGCCGTTTTCCGAAGACGAACGAGAGGCTGTCTACCGCGCGATCGAGACAAGACGCGATGTGCGCAGTCAGTTTTTGCCGAAACCGATCGCAGACACGGTTCTGCGCCGTCTGTTGGAAGCGGCCCATCATGCTCCCTCGGTTGGCTTCATGCAGCCTTGGAATTTCATCGTGA is part of the Hartmannibacter diazotrophicus genome and encodes:
- a CDS encoding PhzF family phenazine biosynthesis protein, which produces MKRDYMVLDVFTDRALAGNPLAVVLDGKELSTATMQAITREFNLSETVFVLPAEHPGHSAKIRIFTPAHELPFAGHPTIGTAIALAERRFDGVAERQDAVIVLEENIGAVRCAVELMPGKASRALFDLPKLPEAIPVEVPKDVVADAVGLEPNEIGFENHCVSAYSAGVPYVFIPVTDLEVIRRVKVNADKVLRALTSTGTSSLYFYTRDTQHVANDFHARMMSASMGVGEDPATGSAVAAFAGAIMRFDGATDGEHPMVIEQGYEMGRPSHIELELLVAGGKLSGARIAGSAVVVAEGSLRI
- a CDS encoding tetratricopeptide repeat protein; its protein translation is MFPAYSSIGLSLIISIVACVHVVRTGREYYWLLLILIFQPLGAIIYSVAIVLPELFGGGRAQRAGRALSAQLDPAGAYRQAARAVDDNPSVYNRIQLATAAFDLGRYEEAERLYRESAEGIYADDPALLLGRARALIELKRPQEALELLQRLHDLGEEGRTPQAALALGRAQEALSNLDEAELAYEQAALHLPGLEGMARYAALLSARGREKDAEAVLADMNRRVKGTPSRFRREARAWRDFAASRVREPA